One segment of Pan paniscus chromosome 20, NHGRI_mPanPan1-v2.0_pri, whole genome shotgun sequence DNA contains the following:
- the GMFG gene encoding glia maturation factor gamma isoform X3, whose protein sequence is MVVLEEEFQNISPEELKMELPERQPRFVVYSYKYVHDDGRVSYPLCFIFSSPVGCKPEQQMMYAGSKNRLVQTAELTKVFEIRTTDDLTEAWLQEKLSFFR, encoded by the exons ATGGTGGTGCTGGAGGAAGAATTTCAG AACATTTCCCCAGAGGAGCTCAAAATGGAGTTGCCGGAGAGACAGCCCAG GTTCGTGGTTTACAGCTACAAGTACGTGCATGACGATGGCCGAGTGTCCTACCCTTTGTGTTTCATCTTCTCCAGCCCTGTGG GCTGCAAGCCGGAACAACAGATGATGTATGCAGGGAGTAAAAACAGGCTGGTGCAGACAGCAGAGCTCACAAAG GTGTTTGAAATCCGCACCACTGATGACCTCACCGAGGCCTGGCTCCAAGAAAAGTTGTCTTTCTTTCGTTGA
- the GMFG gene encoding glia maturation factor gamma isoform X2, producing the protein MSDSLVVCEVDPELTEKLRKFRFRKETDNAAIIMKVDKDRQMVVLEEEFQNISPEELKMELPERQPRFVVYSYKYVHDDGRVSYPLCFIFSSPVGCKPEQQMMYAGSKNRLVQTAELTKVFEIRTTDDLTEAWLQEKLSFFR; encoded by the exons TCTGACTCCCTGGTGGTGTGCGAGGTAGACCCAGAGCTAACAGAAAAGCTGAGGAAATTCCGCTTCCGAAAAGAGACAGACAATGCAGCCATCATAA TGAAGGTGGACAAAGACCGGCAGATGGTGGTGCTGGAGGAAGAATTTCAG AACATTTCCCCAGAGGAGCTCAAAATGGAGTTGCCGGAGAGACAGCCCAG GTTCGTGGTTTACAGCTACAAGTACGTGCATGACGATGGCCGAGTGTCCTACCCTTTGTGTTTCATCTTCTCCAGCCCTGTGG GCTGCAAGCCGGAACAACAGATGATGTATGCAGGGAGTAAAAACAGGCTGGTGCAGACAGCAGAGCTCACAAAG GTGTTTGAAATCCGCACCACTGATGACCTCACCGAGGCCTGGCTCCAAGAAAAGTTGTCTTTCTTTCGTTGA
- the GMFG gene encoding glia maturation factor gamma isoform X1 has product MSDSLVVCEVDPELTEKLRKFRFRKETDNAAIIMKVDKDRQMVVLEEEFQNISPEELKMELPERQPRFVVYSYKYVHDDGRVSYPLCFIFSSPVGCKPEQQMMYAGSKNRLVQTAELTKVFEIRTTDDLTEAWLQEKLSFFR; this is encoded by the exons ATG TCTGACTCCCTGGTGGTGTGCGAGGTAGACCCAGAGCTAACAGAAAAGCTGAGGAAATTCCGCTTCCGAAAAGAGACAGACAATGCAGCCATCATAA TGAAGGTGGACAAAGACCGGCAGATGGTGGTGCTGGAGGAAGAATTTCAG AACATTTCCCCAGAGGAGCTCAAAATGGAGTTGCCGGAGAGACAGCCCAG GTTCGTGGTTTACAGCTACAAGTACGTGCATGACGATGGCCGAGTGTCCTACCCTTTGTGTTTCATCTTCTCCAGCCCTGTGG GCTGCAAGCCGGAACAACAGATGATGTATGCAGGGAGTAAAAACAGGCTGGTGCAGACAGCAGAGCTCACAAAG GTGTTTGAAATCCGCACCACTGATGACCTCACCGAGGCCTGGCTCCAAGAAAAGTTGTCTTTCTTTCGTTGA